Within the Medicago truncatula cultivar Jemalong A17 chromosome 4, MtrunA17r5.0-ANR, whole genome shotgun sequence genome, the region TCCGATATGTGTCCTGCAGACGACATCATTTTCTGCGGCAAACTTATGCCatttaaagaaatatttaacGATCAACGCAACGAAAATCTCAACGTGGAATCGAACAAATCACGTAAAAATCGACGAAGATCGGAGTCTGTTTCGTTGATGATTCGATCAAACAGTATCAGTGGCGGTGGTTCTAATCATCTCATGATGAGGAATAGCAGGTCACTTAATTACTGTAAATTGAGAGAGTATTCTTCAAGTTTTCCTATCTCAAAGGTGCCGGAAGTTGATCGGAATTCTTCTATAAGGAGCGCTGCATCGATGGAAGGTGTGGCGAAGAAGGCAATGAAACCACGCTGGTATTCTCTTATGTTTGGGAAGATGAAGAATCCGCCGGAAATGGAACTCAATGATATTAAAAACCGTCAGGTTCGCCGGAATCCATCGAAAAGTATGTTTCCGGCTTCGGAAACAAGTGGAAATTTGAACTTGAATCGGAGCTCCGGTAAGGTGTCGTGGAAAATACTTAAAGCACTGAGTTGCAAGGATCATAACAGTGTCGCCGTAACGACGACATTTTCTTTGCCTCAAACATCATCTTAATTTAGAAATTGGATGTCTTGGCAATTTACCGCATTCACAAAGTCGGAACATCTTTACTAAggtttaaattttaatgtagattttgttttatttttaattttaatacaaaaatgttgagtttgaatttgattttgatccaAGGATTATTAAATGTTTTGAATGTTTGTATGCGACATATTGCGAAGAATCCTGGTTCAATTGAGGTGTGCACCTATGGGATGGGGTGAAAATTCTTATTATCTTGACCTTATTGCCCTTGTAATTTTGTTAGATGCATCATATAGATAGTGATGTGCATGGCCGGGGTATTATGGGCATTCAATTGTTTGTTGCTTGGGTGAGAGGAAAACATAATATTGACTTCACGTAGAAGGGTATATTTCTATTCTGTCTTGTGTATTATAGCGAACGAGAAATCATATTTCCCCACCAAGATAATGAgaggatttatttatttaaatttttttaaattcgaAGTCACTTTTGTACGTTAGGTGGTGGCTATTAATATCAATTATAAGGAGTAAATGAAAATCACGAGAAATCCGACAGTGACCCAAAGAATGTCAGCTTGCATTGCATTGCAAGCCTCGAAATATTAGcctttttctttaataaaacctttttctttttggaaaGTTGGTACTGAATTAAAAACTTATATATAAAGAtttactacctccggtcctatttataagagaaatttaggtcaacaaaagtgaatgtatttggactgaatttttaactagatacatcaacttttattgacccaaaattctcttataaataggaccggagggagtatatttgaACCTATCTGAACTGAATTTTTGATGCCATTGTATAAACagtgaaacattttttttttatgttttagtgtTAACTTTATCAGAAAAATCATTATCATGACTttaccatagaattttccattATTATTTTGCTAACAAACTTTATCGTGTTGTTGTCCTTTCAAATATTAAAGAGTTTATTTTTCATGCTTTATGGGCgtaaaattttatacaattttatggtGACATTCAATTGGAGGTTACCATTTAtccatatattttatttattttaaataatcatacatAAATGATGTGATCCGGCAAAGTAATAGATTCTCACTAGCTATCAGAGTAAAATTCTTTTACAATATAACCTCACTAGATATCggagtaaaattattttacgaTAACAATTCTTGTTCTTTAAGGTGACTTTTAGGGTGCACAAACGGTAGAATGCTCTATAAATTATAGAAcgagaattaaaaaaatggatttaattatcttaataaaaaaatagacaaaagtTGGCGTAAACAcgtcaataaaaaaatgttttattaaaaaataaatgcatcctaaaaatactttttttttttaaattaaaaatcactTCAAGTAAATAGTTTTTGCAGACTACATTGTCAAAATATAGCTGCACGGGAAATGAGGTTTCTATCATTACATCCTaaccattcaatttttaaatgataaatcaaAGGTCAAAAGAGTGTTTGTGTATGGGTGCATAAATTTAACAATTTATGTATCTTAAAAGTCACCGTTCTTTGATTCCTTAGCTAAATGACAATATATTAACGGAGTAAGGTGTttgaattgtcaaaaaaatgtcaaatttttgaGTGAAGAGAATAAGAACCTTTCCATGGGTCGGAATGCTTAAAAGGTTGAGTTGGAACCTTCTCTTGAAGGACTCAAGGCTTCTCAAGAGGAGCCGAGTCTAGTGAAAGTTGAGCTCAAGTCTTAGAAAGAGAAGGATATTCCTTCTAAAAAAGAACTAGCGACACTGAAGGGCGAAAAAGATGCTCCGATGACCAACTTATTTAGGGTTGGAGAgtcttttcaaaatattatctaCCATATTACCCTATTTAATTTTAAGATCGTTCTCAAATTGGACGAAGTGAATTAGCTAAAAATATGAAGGGGTTCTAAACCCTTGACCTTTGAAGGCACAATACCTTGGTTGGAACATAAACTACTCCTTATATACGAgagatatattttggtacttttGCGATAAAAGTTGAATTAATGCctaaaaatataagcaaattgattttttcttcttcatacaaaTAGAACTAAATGTAGTCTACTTACTATATTATAAAGATAAATTCctatgattttaccattttgcccataagaggggcatttttgtaatttcctATTGATGGGGTTTGGTTAGTGCACCTCATCATTTTTAGggtgcatttcccattttgcccctcaccatttttttaattattttataatttttatatttttaacaacttttataatttttaataacttttatatttttatatttttaataacttttaactatttttcaatttttatttttttaactatttttcaattttttcacccaaattcagttgcttctacattgccgttgtgggatattaaggtatcgtttgacccggctttttccaacttctctacatttttaaggagaagttaggtcaaacacactatcaattattttaatttcaatattgtttaatcatcacaacctcacaaatatttttattcacactatcatttaatgataccaaatacttttatttcctttcttcaacctcgcaaatatttacacacacacattaacgtttagagtaatattttatgttcgtctgtctgtgtttttgttacgctgatgcatatatttttttttagtgttgcttggttgagtgctacctcgccgattttttttaactatttttcattttttatatttttaaaaacttttaactattttccaatttttatttattatttttaactattttccaattttttctctcaaattcagttgcttctatactgccgttgtgggagattaagataccgtttgacccggtttttttttttacttctctatatttttaaggagaagttaggtcaaacacaatatcaattaagtacttactagaaagggaacttttttttaatgcataaaattgaatggaatgagctttggccagaagttgttgaatgctactttaaaaaactaattctcgacaatatatttcacaagcatctcttttcaactcacgttgggaaccttttattttattttttgatattatatttcaatatgttttcttttcatctaactttattttattttattttttttaaccgttccatttaatttcattatctttttttcaaaagaatttttttatctttttatcacttatatatttaatttcaatattgtttaatcatcacaacctcacaaatatttttattcacgctgtcatttaatgataccaaatatttttatttcctttcttcaacctcgcgaatatatacacacacattaacgtttaaagtaatattttatgtttttttttacgctaatgcatataattttttttagtattgcttggttgagtgctacctcaccgattttttttttaactattttccaattttcatatttttaattttttttttgactattttccaattttttttaactattttctaattatttCTCCCAAATttagttgcttctacactgtcGATGGGGAGATTAAAATACCGTTTGacccgttttttttttcaacttctctacatttttaaggagaagttatgccaagtacaatatcaattaagtacttactaaaaaggtacttttttttaatacataaaatataatGGAATTAGCTTTgcccaaaagttgttgaatgctacttcaaaaaactacttctcgacaatttatttcacaagcatctctcttcaatttatttcacaagcatctctcttcaattcacgttgagaaccttttcttttattttctaatattatatttcaatatgtttttttcttccatttaattttttttagccgttctatttaatttttttaaggaggttctatttaattttattacttttttctcaaagaaattttattatctttttatcacttatatatttaatttaaatatcgtttaatcataacaacctcacaaatatttttattcacgctatcatttaatgatacaaaatatttttattttctttcttcaaactcGCAAATACAGACACACATATTAGCGTTTacagtaatactttatgtgtgtctgtttttttgttacactaatgcgtataatttttataaaattttgattttaattaaaagtaaaattgcagatgtcttttcttcaaaaaaaggtatagatacctaaaaaaattatgcttatctttatatatatatatatatatatatatatatatatatatatatatacacacacataaaaggtatagatgcctaatatatatattgcatctttatatcgtaacaaactatgcatatatttttcttattaaaaaaaattaaacattgctaaatagaaaatgtattattttctattttgtcagcatcagatgatagaattttgtataagtttgataatgacccgaAAGATGTATTTCCTTATGTAGTGGGAATATAATTGATGTAACAGTATGGAAAAAATACTCTCTAGCTtcatcatttaccatctatttaccttgagttctttgcttccattttgtagtcaatgacaacccaaatatatgtaataaTTGGTCACGTTCGAGGCTGCTCATTaacctacatcatccggttgttgagaagtttaagacttagtaagtttgcattatgattttacaatacagtgttagagtaacttattatttcacaatccgatttgattgttttttgaccatgtttcttgaattgttgtcgtgaccttaacacttctcaaactcagagtcaaagcttcagttagaacttaagtcagagttcgatttcttctcaacgtacttcgtacaacgatttttccaaactaTCTCAGAttaggccaattgctgaatttataaacttagtcaatgtctactttttttatgcataaacatgttttgagttttttttacgcacaaattaaaaatacatattgcattattctttatttcatgtgcataatttgtgttaggaaacatactgtatcactatttggaaaacaactaaattcaatcctaaccagtttggattgtattatgagagttgcaccaaatgttcgaagacatcaatgtcaaatggtgctggctatatatgcacatgcggaagtgatgcttaatttccatttgtctcaacaatgttaattggtcaacggggtacatataatgtacatgcattcatttatctagactttataggaagataataggaagacaaattagaagtcatgctacattttctttagcttaaaatcagttatgctacctttattttataaattatatataactatattcgcatatatcttatccatgtaaatatgcattagactaatagtGCAATTATtttcctgtttagcatttcccaaacgaggtgtcaagaacaattctaaaaggaaagcgcaaaacaatcactctcattgatgaccataCACAGAGACAGTATAACTGTCACCTCATTACCGACGATAGCAAGCTAAGAAAATTACTTGGGtgggcagtggttcaatttccgcagataacgagtgatggaagaaggaggtaagctcatctttgatctcgagaagtcacagaagaacttgcaaattcgagttgttccaaagtagatctttgttttttgaactatttgaacttctactattttgacgcatcgctttggactgtagtcgtaaactatcttgactttgggatgccatttgttcttttcattttgtctgatgtaaatattagcaaaaatccctttttggttagtctatgaaacttgcaatctcttttataaa harbors:
- the LOC11446040 gene encoding uncharacterized protein, coding for MEDEHVHIIKDSNYDEVESVGEEEEEALSLCDLPLNENSSESLEDKLFSINNIQRPTSLPESNEFFNGFSSSSSSDMCPADDIIFCGKLMPFKEIFNDQRNENLNVESNKSRKNRRRSESVSLMIRSNSISGGGSNHLMMRNSRSLNYCKLREYSSSFPISKVPEVDRNSSIRSAASMEGVAKKAMKPRWYSLMFGKMKNPPEMELNDIKNRQVRRNPSKSMFPASETSGNLNLNRSSGKVSWKILKALSCKDHNSVAVTTTFSLPQTSS